A genomic region of Serratia fonticola contains the following coding sequences:
- the ugpE gene encoding sn-glycerol-3-phosphate ABC transporter permease UgpE: MIENRRGLDIFSHTMLIIGVLVVLFPLYVAFVAATLDDRQVFDVPMTLIPGGHLWDNVRHIWQGGVGTLKVPFSLLLLNSVIMALAITCGKIVVSVLSAYAIVYFRFPLRSLFFWLIFMTLMLPVEVRIFPTVEVISNLNLLDSYTGLTLPLMASATATFLLRQFFMTLPDELLEAARIDGAGPMRFFWDIVLPLSKTNLAALFVITFIYGWNQYLWPLLITSDASMGTAVAGIRSMISTSGAPTQWNQVMAAMILTLIPPLAVVLLMQRWFVRGLVDSEK, encoded by the coding sequence ATGATTGAGAACCGACGCGGGCTGGATATCTTCAGTCATACCATGCTGATTATTGGCGTGCTGGTGGTGCTGTTTCCGCTGTATGTGGCCTTCGTTGCCGCCACGCTGGACGATCGCCAGGTGTTCGACGTGCCGATGACGCTGATCCCTGGCGGGCACCTGTGGGACAACGTTCGCCATATCTGGCAGGGTGGGGTGGGCACCTTAAAAGTGCCGTTTTCGCTGTTGCTGCTTAATAGCGTGATCATGGCGTTGGCGATCACCTGCGGCAAGATTGTGGTCTCGGTGCTTTCCGCCTATGCCATCGTCTATTTCCGTTTCCCATTGCGCAGCCTGTTCTTCTGGCTGATTTTCATGACGCTGATGTTGCCGGTCGAAGTACGTATCTTCCCGACGGTTGAGGTGATTTCTAACCTCAATCTGCTGGACAGTTACACCGGCCTGACGTTACCGCTGATGGCTTCAGCTACCGCAACCTTCCTGCTGCGTCAATTCTTTATGACCTTACCGGATGAATTGCTTGAGGCGGCACGGATCGACGGTGCCGGACCGATGCGTTTCTTTTGGGACATTGTCTTGCCGCTGTCGAAGACCAATCTGGCAGCGCTGTTTGTCATCACTTTTATCTACGGCTGGAACCAATATCTGTGGCCGCTCCTGATCACCAGCGATGCTTCGATGGGGACGGCGGTGGCGGGTATTCGCAGCATGATTTCCACTTCTGGCGCACCAACCCAGTGGAATCAGGTAATGGCGGCAATGATATTGACTTTGATCCCGCCGTTGGCGGTGGTTCTTCTGATGCAGCGCTGGTTTGTGCGCGGCCTGGTTGATAGCGAGAAGTAA
- the hisS gene encoding histidine--tRNA ligase, with amino-acid sequence MVKIQSIRGMRDILPEETPLWQWLESKVRDITYRYGYQEVRLPLLEPVALFERAVGESTDIVSKEMYNFRDKNGEHITLRPEGTSGCVRAVIENNMCYNTTQRLWYQGPMFRYERPQKGRLRQFTQFGVETFGMPGADIDAELIYMVKDLFKALGVDRYIRLEINSLGTLPERKEHRRELIAYFLQHKALLDEDSLNRLETNPLRILDSKNPDMQEMLENAPRLLDFLGEESRQHFAELCQLLDQAGIEYVVNPRLVRGLDYYTRTVFEWITDELGSQGTVCGGGRYDGLVELFSNKGLPASGFAIGIERLLLLIQTVDSSKNITNKPDIVVTYEEATANIAALVLANRIRQHLPQLKLLSDFSGSKLKRQHSNALKTGCRYIVTLNADGKIGLWDLIKDRSEIVAEEDIWAIIEAESK; translated from the coding sequence ATAGTGAAGATTCAATCAATTAGAGGAATGCGAGACATTCTTCCAGAAGAAACGCCCCTCTGGCAGTGGTTGGAAAGCAAGGTTCGGGATATCACCTATCGCTATGGTTATCAGGAGGTGCGCCTGCCGCTTCTGGAACCCGTTGCGCTGTTCGAACGTGCAGTAGGGGAGTCTACCGACATAGTCTCAAAAGAGATGTATAACTTCCGGGATAAGAATGGCGAACATATTACGTTACGCCCAGAAGGAACCAGTGGTTGCGTACGCGCCGTTATCGAAAACAACATGTGCTACAACACGACACAACGCCTCTGGTATCAAGGCCCGATGTTCCGTTATGAGCGCCCACAAAAGGGCAGGCTGCGCCAGTTCACGCAATTTGGCGTAGAGACATTCGGTATGCCGGGAGCGGATATCGACGCAGAATTAATCTATATGGTCAAAGATCTCTTCAAGGCGCTGGGGGTAGATCGCTACATACGCCTGGAGATTAACTCACTTGGCACGCTACCGGAGCGAAAAGAACACCGGCGTGAACTGATTGCGTATTTCCTGCAACACAAGGCGTTGCTTGATGAAGACAGTTTGAACCGCCTGGAAACCAACCCATTGCGGATCCTGGACAGTAAAAACCCGGATATGCAAGAGATGCTTGAAAACGCACCGCGGCTGCTGGATTTTCTCGGCGAAGAATCTCGGCAACATTTTGCCGAGCTGTGCCAGCTGTTGGATCAGGCAGGCATTGAGTATGTCGTCAACCCACGTCTGGTTAGAGGTTTGGATTACTACACGCGTACGGTGTTTGAGTGGATCACCGACGAATTAGGTTCTCAGGGCACGGTTTGTGGCGGCGGCCGCTATGATGGATTGGTGGAACTCTTTAGCAACAAAGGGTTACCCGCCTCCGGTTTCGCTATCGGCATTGAACGCCTGTTGTTATTGATTCAAACGGTAGACAGCAGCAAGAACATCACCAACAAACCCGACATTGTCGTAACCTATGAGGAGGCAACGGCTAATATCGCCGCGTTGGTCTTAGCCAATCGTATCCGCCAACATCTGCCACAGCTGAAATTGCTCAGTGACTTTAGTGGCTCAAAGCTAAAACGCCAACACAGCAACGCATTGAAAACCGGCTGTCGCTATATCGTTACGCTCAACGCAGACGGCAAGATTGGCCTGTGGGATTTAATTAAAGACCGTAGCGAAATTGTGGCGGAGGAGGATATTTGGGCAATAATAGAAGCTGAGTCAAAATAA
- the hdcC gene encoding histidine-histamine antiporter: MGSVSASSAHKMGVVALTLVTASNMMGSGVFMLPTNLAGVGYISLWGWLLTIIGVIALALVFAKTSLITPRNGGIVAYASDAFGPFIGFQTTMCYWISAWVGNVALLVAGVGYLSYFFPQLRDPTIGSIVAIAILWGFILLASFGARVAGRAQSFTAGCMLVVVLGVGVVGWFWFDPHMFTQVYNGTGKSDSSAIITAASIALWGFLGVESAVVSSGQVEKPEYTVPRATVYGLLIASVCYVGSCSVIMGLVPHSELVNSAAPFADAARYMFGETAGNIASALSIIACFGSISGWLILQSEGPRAGAQQGLFPQFFADANKNDVPMKSLIFTGVLMSAVLLMTASPNLAKQFEVVILMSVFASLLPYMYALISLPIIMVSKKMNRGRTFMFYSVMVVIGMVYSIFALLGSGSDSMFWGIVMMMLTIPLFCFVAAGRSKKGADVLYLDKKS, translated from the coding sequence ATGGGATCAGTAAGTGCAAGTTCAGCCCACAAAATGGGGGTTGTAGCACTTACACTTGTCACTGCATCGAATATGATGGGGTCAGGTGTATTTATGCTACCAACCAATCTCGCCGGTGTTGGCTATATATCATTGTGGGGATGGTTATTAACCATTATTGGCGTTATTGCTCTGGCTTTGGTTTTTGCAAAAACCAGCCTGATTACGCCACGCAATGGTGGGATTGTCGCTTATGCCAGTGATGCATTCGGCCCATTCATCGGTTTCCAGACCACCATGTGCTACTGGATCAGTGCCTGGGTAGGTAACGTTGCCCTGTTGGTGGCTGGCGTGGGTTATCTCAGCTATTTCTTCCCTCAACTGCGTGATCCCACCATCGGCAGCATTGTGGCCATTGCCATTCTATGGGGCTTTATTCTTCTTGCCAGCTTTGGTGCCCGAGTGGCTGGCCGCGCGCAATCTTTTACCGCAGGCTGCATGCTGGTTGTCGTTCTCGGAGTGGGCGTTGTCGGCTGGTTCTGGTTTGACCCTCATATGTTCACCCAAGTGTATAACGGTACGGGAAAAAGCGACTCCTCCGCGATTATCACTGCTGCCTCGATCGCACTATGGGGTTTCCTGGGGGTAGAATCTGCCGTTGTTTCCAGCGGGCAGGTTGAAAAGCCGGAATATACCGTACCAAGAGCGACAGTTTATGGCTTACTGATTGCCTCAGTGTGCTATGTGGGCAGTTGTTCGGTCATTATGGGTCTGGTTCCTCATAGTGAATTGGTCAACTCAGCCGCTCCTTTTGCCGACGCCGCACGCTATATGTTTGGCGAAACCGCCGGTAATATCGCCTCCGCGCTCAGTATCATTGCCTGTTTCGGTTCCATTTCTGGCTGGTTGATCCTGCAGTCTGAAGGGCCACGAGCGGGCGCCCAACAGGGGCTGTTCCCGCAGTTCTTCGCCGATGCGAATAAAAATGATGTGCCGATGAAGAGCCTGATTTTTACCGGCGTACTGATGAGTGCCGTATTGCTGATGACGGCGTCGCCAAACCTGGCGAAGCAGTTTGAAGTGGTCATCCTGATGTCAGTCTTCGCATCGTTGTTACCCTACATGTATGCACTGATTTCCCTCCCCATCATCATGGTTTCCAAGAAAATGAACCGTGGCCGCACCTTTATGTTTTATAGCGTGATGGTCGTTATTGGGATGGTCTATAGCATATTTGCCCTGCTGGGTTCGGGTTCGGATTCCATGTTCTGGGGCATTGTCATGATGATGTTGACCATTCCACTCTTCTGCTTTGTCGCCGCTGGGCGAAGTAAAAAAGGAGCCGACGTACTTTATCTTGATAAAAAGTCTTGA
- a CDS encoding AEC family transporter produces the protein MPAFIVSLWHQIVLSLPLFVLIVLGYGLIRWGKWPATITDALTRFVFSLALPAMLFRMMCDFSQRPAVDARLLIAFFGSCLIVFVIGRIAAKRLFKLDGVSGSVFALGGIFSNNVMLGLPIATVMLGEEAIPSVALVLVFNGLILWTLVTISIEWARNGSPTLQGFIKTVRSVLTNPLIIGILSGTLFSLTGLPLPTFVDQPVSMLGQVAVPLSLVVLGMGLAEYRIREGWQLSSAICFLKLIVQPMVVWLLAWSMDLPPMETRVVVLLGSMAVGVNVYLMSRQFNVLTGPAATSLVMSTVLAAITTPLILTIMGLRV, from the coding sequence ATGCCTGCCTTTATTGTTTCGCTGTGGCACCAAATCGTGCTGTCTTTGCCCTTATTTGTACTCATCGTGCTGGGATATGGTCTTATCCGCTGGGGAAAATGGCCTGCAACCATCACCGATGCGCTGACCCGATTCGTCTTTTCTCTCGCACTGCCTGCCATGCTGTTTCGTATGATGTGCGATTTCTCCCAGCGTCCAGCGGTAGACGCCAGATTGCTGATCGCCTTCTTCGGCAGTTGCCTGATTGTGTTTGTTATCGGTCGCATTGCCGCCAAACGATTATTCAAGCTGGACGGTGTCTCTGGTTCGGTGTTCGCGCTGGGTGGCATATTTTCCAATAACGTGATGCTCGGACTACCGATCGCTACCGTGATGTTAGGGGAGGAAGCTATTCCATCGGTGGCCTTGGTGCTGGTGTTCAACGGTTTGATTTTGTGGACGTTAGTAACGATCTCCATTGAATGGGCACGTAACGGCTCGCCGACGCTGCAAGGTTTTATCAAAACGGTGCGCAGCGTACTGACCAACCCGTTGATTATCGGCATTCTGTCCGGCACGTTGTTCAGCCTGACCGGATTACCGCTACCGACATTTGTCGATCAACCCGTCAGCATGCTTGGCCAGGTGGCGGTGCCGTTGTCGCTGGTGGTGCTGGGTATGGGGCTGGCGGAATACCGTATCCGCGAAGGTTGGCAGCTAAGCAGTGCCATCTGTTTCCTCAAGTTGATTGTACAGCCTATGGTGGTGTGGTTGCTGGCTTGGTCGATGGATCTGCCGCCAATGGAAACTCGCGTAGTGGTACTGTTGGGCTCAATGGCTGTGGGGGTGAACGTCTATCTGATGTCAAGGCAGTTCAATGTACTTACCGGCCCGGCCGCCACCAGCCTGGTGATGTCAACGGTGCTGGCGGCGATCACGACCCCGTTGATCCTCACCATTATGGGCTTGAGGGTGTAG
- the ugpQ gene encoding glycerophosphodiester phosphodiesterase: MTTAWPYPHIVAHRGGGSLAPENTLAAIDVGARHGHKMIEFDAKLAQDGQIFLLHDDTLDRTSNGWGVAGELPWDKLVQLDAGNWYSSAFKGERLPLLSEVAERCKQHGMMANIEIKPTTGCEDETGRVVALAARLLWQGQTDPLLSSFSVEALAAAQRTVPELPRGLLLDEWDDNWRELTARLGCVSLHINHHELTAERVTALKEAGLRILVYTVNQPERARLLLNWGVDCICTDRIDLIGPDF; this comes from the coding sequence ATGACCACAGCCTGGCCTTATCCTCATATTGTCGCCCATCGTGGCGGCGGTTCTCTGGCTCCGGAAAATACCTTGGCTGCTATTGACGTCGGTGCACGTCATGGGCACAAGATGATTGAATTTGATGCCAAGCTGGCGCAAGACGGACAAATTTTCCTGCTGCATGACGATACGCTCGATCGTACCAGCAACGGCTGGGGCGTGGCGGGCGAACTGCCCTGGGATAAGCTGGTGCAACTGGATGCGGGGAACTGGTACAGCTCGGCCTTTAAAGGTGAGCGCCTGCCGTTGCTTTCCGAAGTGGCGGAACGCTGTAAACAGCATGGCATGATGGCCAATATTGAAATCAAGCCCACGACAGGCTGTGAGGATGAAACCGGTCGGGTGGTTGCATTGGCGGCGCGCCTGCTGTGGCAAGGACAAACCGATCCGCTGCTGTCTTCATTCTCTGTCGAGGCCCTGGCTGCCGCCCAGCGTACCGTGCCGGAGCTGCCGCGCGGCCTGCTGTTGGACGAGTGGGATGACAACTGGCGTGAGCTGACCGCACGCCTCGGCTGTGTGTCACTGCATATTAATCACCATGAACTGACCGCCGAACGGGTTACGGCACTGAAGGAAGCCGGATTGCGTATTCTGGTGTATACCGTCAATCAACCGGAGCGGGCGCGTTTATTACTGAACTGGGGTGTTGACTGTATTTGCACCGACCGGATAGATTTAATCGGCCCGGATTTTTAA
- a CDS encoding histidine decarboxylase, which produces MTLSIADQNKLDAFWSYCVKNQYFNIGYPESADFDYTLLERFMRFSINNCGDWSEYCNYLLNSFEFEKEVMVYFSELFKIPFEESWGYVTNGGTESNMFGCYLGREIFPDGTLYYSKDTHYSVAKIVKLLRIKSQVVESLPNGEVDYDDLMAKIAKDNEKHPIIFANIGTTVRGAIDDIHLIQQRLKEAGFKREDYYLHADAALSGMILPFVDEPQGFTFADGIDSIGVSGHKMIGSPIPCGIVVAKKKNVDRISVEIDYISAHDKTITGSRNGHTPMMMWEAIKSHSTADWRRRIERSLHMAQYAVDRMQKAGINAWRNKNSITVVFPCPSEAVWKKHCLATSNEVAHLITTAHHLDTSQIDALIDDIIADSRAHAA; this is translated from the coding sequence ATGACATTATCAATTGCCGATCAAAATAAACTTGATGCATTCTGGTCTTATTGTGTAAAAAACCAATATTTCAATATTGGCTATCCTGAATCAGCAGATTTTGATTATACTCTACTGGAACGCTTTATGCGCTTCTCTATTAATAACTGTGGCGACTGGAGTGAATATTGCAACTATCTTTTAAACTCTTTTGAGTTTGAAAAAGAGGTTATGGTGTATTTCTCCGAACTATTCAAAATCCCCTTTGAAGAAAGCTGGGGATACGTTACAAACGGGGGGACCGAAAGTAATATGTTCGGTTGTTATCTAGGCCGCGAGATATTTCCTGATGGCACTCTCTACTACTCTAAAGACACACACTATTCCGTGGCAAAAATTGTCAAACTGTTACGAATTAAATCACAGGTTGTAGAATCATTGCCCAACGGTGAAGTCGATTACGACGATTTAATGGCCAAAATTGCCAAAGACAATGAAAAGCATCCGATTATCTTTGCCAATATCGGTACAACCGTTCGGGGTGCTATCGACGATATTCACCTTATTCAGCAACGTCTGAAAGAGGCTGGCTTCAAACGTGAAGATTACTATCTGCACGCGGATGCGGCATTAAGCGGCATGATTTTGCCGTTTGTTGATGAGCCGCAAGGCTTCACGTTTGCCGATGGCATCGATTCAATAGGCGTTTCTGGTCACAAAATGATTGGTTCCCCGATCCCTTGCGGGATTGTCGTCGCCAAGAAAAAAAATGTCGATCGCATCTCGGTGGAGATTGATTACATCTCCGCACACGATAAAACGATTACCGGCTCTCGCAACGGCCATACGCCGATGATGATGTGGGAGGCGATCAAAAGCCACAGCACTGCAGATTGGCGGCGCCGTATCGAACGCAGCTTGCATATGGCGCAATATGCGGTTGATCGTATGCAAAAAGCCGGAATTAACGCCTGGCGTAACAAAAACTCCATTACTGTCGTTTTCCCCTGCCCATCCGAAGCGGTATGGAAAAAGCACTGTCTGGCAACCTCAAACGAGGTCGCACACCTCATCACAACGGCTCATCATCTGGACACCAGCCAGATTGACGCCTTGATTGATGACATCATTGCCGACAGTCGCGCCCACGCGGCATAA
- a CDS encoding sn-glycerol-3-phosphate import ATP-binding protein UgpC — MAGLKLQAVTKSYDGKTPVIKQIDLDVADGEFIVMVGPSGCGKSTLLRMVAGLERTTSGDIYIDTQRVTDLEPKDRGIAMVFQNYALYPHMSVYDNMAYGLKIRGFGKQHIRQRVEEAARILELAPLLQRKPRELSGGQRQRVAMGRAIVREPAVFLFDEPLSNLDAKLRVQMRLELQQLHRRLKTTSLYVTHDQVEAMTLAQRVIVMNKGVAEQIGTPSEVYQRPASLFVASFIGSPAMNLLPGTLSADGGQLHLAGGAVLDLPEPQPKWGGRELTLGIRPEHIQLSTPEQGGIPLELQTLELLGADNLAHGQWGESGVIVRLSHEILPSAGSTLYLQLPAQALHFFDTHSGLRME; from the coding sequence ATGGCTGGTTTAAAACTACAGGCGGTCACCAAGTCTTATGACGGCAAAACGCCGGTGATCAAGCAGATCGATCTTGATGTGGCTGATGGCGAATTTATTGTGATGGTCGGCCCATCCGGTTGCGGAAAATCGACGCTATTGCGTATGGTGGCCGGGTTAGAGCGGACCACCAGCGGGGATATTTATATCGACACGCAACGCGTGACCGATCTGGAGCCGAAAGACCGCGGTATTGCGATGGTGTTTCAGAACTACGCGCTGTACCCGCATATGAGCGTGTACGATAACATGGCTTATGGCCTGAAAATCCGTGGTTTTGGCAAACAGCACATTCGCCAGCGGGTAGAAGAGGCGGCACGCATTCTGGAGTTGGCGCCGCTATTGCAGCGTAAACCGCGTGAGCTTTCCGGTGGCCAGCGCCAACGGGTGGCGATGGGGCGTGCCATTGTACGTGAACCGGCGGTGTTCCTGTTTGATGAGCCTTTATCTAACCTGGATGCCAAATTGCGCGTGCAGATGCGGCTGGAATTACAGCAACTGCACCGCCGCCTGAAAACCACCAGTCTGTACGTCACCCACGATCAGGTTGAGGCGATGACGCTGGCTCAGCGGGTGATCGTGATGAATAAAGGCGTGGCGGAACAAATCGGTACGCCGAGTGAGGTCTACCAACGTCCGGCTTCGCTGTTTGTCGCCAGTTTTATCGGCTCCCCGGCGATGAATCTGCTACCCGGCACGCTGAGTGCGGATGGCGGGCAATTACACCTTGCCGGTGGCGCGGTGCTGGATTTGCCAGAACCGCAGCCAAAATGGGGCGGGCGTGAGTTGACGTTGGGTATTCGACCGGAGCATATTCAATTGAGTACACCTGAGCAGGGCGGTATTCCATTGGAACTGCAAACGCTCGAGTTGCTCGGTGCGGATAATCTGGCTCATGGGCAGTGGGGAGAGTCGGGGGTGATCGTGCGCCTGAGTCATGAAATCCTGCCGTCCGCGGGCAGTACCTTATATTTACAGTTGCCTGCACAGGCGCTGCACTTTTTTGATACCCACAGTGGGTTACGGATGGAATGA
- a CDS encoding ATP phosphoribosyltransferase regulatory subunit, whose translation MPHKLLLLLTPPSKESLSRLIQQVGRSYVPYYNNKYHRSGSLWEGRYNSCPIEPGAYLLLTQQFVDTYEKLQADWQGLNPAWCSYSHNIGEAALERITPHAEYLKLGDTATQQAIHYRRFIQASLSLAIQARIQNCLNQNCVLGTPKYCQQVEALVHRYVRPRHCGRPRKHYHNQVSDWVWLENQASRLLQRYSYQEIRLPLLEKWGEERADNVFAFRHDRALDNDFICNHQALLRGDGTMGSLRAIAQHQHLQATSRLWYLGTMFRSNSGTNIEQYQQVGVEAFGYQHIDIELEHIMLQYDFFQSLQLKSHVELKINTLASGEEFSRFREALRLYYQPFTTLFNDEWANWLQHTPEKLLQESDPLLKLLQVKAPKREAFISPAARQRFESLIQALNQMGIPFMVDADLYPANDYCHTIFEWHAEKLENDTLLCRGGRYDTNASRQLGKPVFACGFAFMLDPIMRLLQLTHENMLKQRLVDVVIIPRNTVAKHHALSVGRILRTAFPQLSITNDFSHMQIKTCKKNAIRQGCRFILVVPEESDEQIELFDKEVDQYRQGNVNAMIGILSHSLNA comes from the coding sequence TTGCCACATAAATTGTTGCTGTTGTTAACGCCACCGAGTAAAGAGTCGCTCAGCCGTTTAATCCAACAGGTTGGCCGTAGCTATGTACCTTATTACAATAACAAATATCACCGCAGTGGCTCATTATGGGAAGGCCGCTATAACAGCTGTCCGATCGAACCCGGTGCCTATTTATTACTGACGCAACAATTCGTTGATACTTATGAAAAGTTGCAGGCAGACTGGCAGGGGCTCAATCCCGCATGGTGTAGCTACAGCCATAACATCGGTGAGGCTGCGCTGGAGCGAATTACCCCTCATGCCGAGTATCTGAAGCTTGGTGATACCGCCACGCAGCAGGCTATCCACTATCGGCGTTTTATTCAGGCATCGCTCAGTCTGGCTATTCAAGCACGGATCCAAAACTGTCTGAATCAGAACTGTGTATTGGGTACGCCCAAGTATTGTCAGCAGGTAGAGGCGTTGGTTCATCGCTATGTCAGGCCGCGCCACTGTGGCCGCCCACGTAAGCATTATCATAATCAGGTGTCTGATTGGGTATGGTTGGAAAATCAGGCTTCGCGATTGTTACAACGCTACAGCTATCAGGAAATTCGCTTGCCGTTATTGGAAAAATGGGGTGAAGAGCGCGCTGACAATGTTTTTGCTTTCCGTCACGATCGGGCCTTGGATAATGATTTTATCTGTAACCATCAGGCTCTCTTGCGCGGTGACGGTACCATGGGGAGCCTGCGGGCCATAGCCCAGCATCAACATCTGCAGGCTACCAGCCGGCTTTGGTATCTTGGCACGATGTTTCGTTCCAACAGTGGAACTAACATCGAACAATATCAGCAGGTGGGCGTTGAGGCATTTGGCTATCAGCATATTGATATCGAGTTGGAGCATATCATGCTGCAATACGACTTCTTCCAATCACTGCAATTAAAGTCGCATGTCGAGCTCAAAATCAATACGCTGGCGAGCGGTGAAGAGTTCAGCCGATTTCGTGAGGCACTGCGTCTTTATTATCAACCGTTTACTACTTTGTTCAACGACGAGTGGGCCAATTGGTTGCAGCATACGCCGGAGAAGTTGTTGCAGGAGTCCGATCCGTTACTGAAGCTTTTGCAGGTCAAGGCCCCCAAGCGTGAGGCGTTTATCTCACCGGCTGCCCGGCAGCGCTTCGAGTCGCTGATTCAGGCGCTGAATCAGATGGGTATTCCCTTTATGGTGGATGCGGATCTTTATCCGGCCAACGACTATTGTCATACCATTTTTGAATGGCATGCGGAGAAGCTGGAAAACGATACCCTGCTCTGTCGCGGTGGGCGGTATGATACCAATGCCAGCCGTCAGCTGGGCAAGCCGGTTTTCGCCTGTGGTTTTGCTTTTATGCTGGATCCGATTATGCGCTTGTTACAGCTCACCCATGAAAATATGCTGAAACAACGCCTGGTCGATGTGGTGATTATTCCCCGTAACACGGTGGCGAAACACCATGCCCTATCGGTTGGGCGTATCTTGAGAACCGCTTTCCCACAATTAAGTATTACTAATGATTTTTCTCATATGCAGATCAAGACCTGCAAGAAAAATGCGATTCGTCAGGGGTGTCGCTTTATCTTGGTAGTGCCAGAGGAAAGTGACGAGCAAATAGAACTGTTTGATAAAGAGGTCGATCAATATCGGCAGGGTAA
- a CDS encoding amino acid permease, with amino-acid sequence MGLTALTIMTASNMMGSGVFMLPSSLAQIGSISVWGWALTFCGVLALALVFAKVSELAPCKGGVIANIGNAFGPFIGLQTTLFYWLSTWIGNCALLVSGVGYLSYFFPTLHQPLHAALACIAILWIFVALGLQGARIVGYAQIFTGTCMLLVVLGIGTLGWFHFDYRLYTHAYNVTGQSNTHAILTAALISLWGFLGLESASVSEAQIINPKRNIPLATICGLGIAALCYVCSSNVIMGILPHQQLIASTSPFADTARLLWGTAAGDCISAMAIIACLGAMPGWQILQTEVPRSAAQAGLFPSMFAATNRHGVAYKGLICTACLMTGVILLTISPHLEQQFRTIIILAISACLIPYAFAAISLPVMMVTQKFRRGRQFAIYSALSLLGLAFVAAALTGAGTQPLFWGIILQMVTIPLYLLFIMRQQASSKFTEGSAISALRSERRLGHEPSAPISAGNTGSRYLIETVYKEQQ; translated from the coding sequence ATGGGGCTTACAGCTCTAACCATAATGACGGCGTCCAACATGATGGGAAGTGGTGTTTTTATGCTGCCCAGCTCATTGGCCCAAATTGGCTCAATTTCCGTTTGGGGATGGGCGTTAACGTTTTGTGGCGTACTCGCACTTGCCCTGGTATTTGCCAAAGTCAGCGAACTGGCCCCTTGCAAAGGCGGCGTCATCGCAAATATCGGCAACGCTTTTGGTCCGTTTATCGGGCTGCAGACTACGCTGTTTTACTGGCTTTCTACCTGGATAGGCAATTGTGCCCTGTTGGTTTCCGGTGTGGGCTATCTCTCCTATTTCTTCCCTACGCTGCACCAGCCTCTCCATGCCGCTTTAGCCTGTATCGCAATTCTATGGATCTTTGTCGCTCTAGGGTTACAGGGGGCCAGGATCGTTGGTTATGCGCAGATTTTTACCGGGACATGTATGCTGCTTGTCGTGCTTGGTATCGGCACGTTAGGCTGGTTCCACTTCGATTATCGCCTGTACACGCATGCCTATAACGTCACGGGGCAAAGTAATACGCATGCCATCCTGACCGCAGCGCTCATCTCACTATGGGGATTTCTGGGCCTTGAGTCCGCCTCGGTTTCAGAAGCGCAGATTATTAACCCCAAACGCAATATTCCACTGGCGACGATCTGCGGTTTAGGGATTGCCGCACTCTGTTACGTCTGCTCCAGTAATGTCATTATGGGGATCCTGCCTCACCAACAGCTGATCGCCTCAACGTCGCCCTTTGCCGATACGGCCAGGTTGTTATGGGGAACCGCTGCGGGCGACTGTATTTCGGCCATGGCGATTATCGCTTGCCTGGGAGCCATGCCTGGCTGGCAAATTCTGCAAACTGAAGTGCCGCGATCGGCCGCGCAAGCAGGTTTATTCCCATCGATGTTTGCCGCGACCAATCGCCATGGGGTCGCCTACAAGGGACTGATTTGTACGGCCTGTCTGATGACTGGCGTCATCTTGCTCACCATTTCCCCCCATCTGGAACAGCAGTTCAGGACCATCATTATTCTGGCCATCTCTGCCTGCCTGATCCCCTATGCCTTTGCCGCCATTTCTCTGCCCGTCATGATGGTGACGCAAAAATTCAGACGAGGCCGACAATTTGCCATTTATAGCGCCCTGAGCCTGCTCGGGCTGGCATTTGTTGCCGCCGCGCTGACAGGGGCCGGTACGCAACCGCTCTTCTGGGGAATCATTTTGCAGATGGTAACGATACCGTTGTATCTGCTGTTCATTATGCGGCAACAAGCCTCATCAAAGTTTACCGAAGGTTCAGCGATCAGCGCGCTACGTTCAGAACGACGCTTGGGGCATGAGCCTTCTGCGCCGATATCTGCTGGCAACACCGGTAGCAGATACCTTATTGAAACGGTGTACAAGGAGCAACAATAG